One segment of Mycoplasma sp. E35C DNA contains the following:
- a CDS encoding S9 family peptidase: MKVKINDLSKYAFINNEILLKKHNTLFYQIHKLNLVKDYYQSKVYQLDLRTNKTKQNKKLERYSLINKLNDDVLLVQKKDTYYQYDVKTDKLSVFFKEKNTTISKAVHLNKNNYLLLIKHNVNDKYEVIRRVPFYSDGSPDFNHNQKISLIKYDLTKKSYEYISNDDELVTNFYASNATIHYSYQQYDKDVINPVYSGLKTVSINSDNRHNLIKIDDQKTIYDFYLTNSNRLIVSINDYSRIGMNQNGDWYNLNTKSELNKIDNKYDISFWTSVNVDHTFGKKQTSHVDDVVYKLSTYQNKQELFMINHEQITKISNLDGDILSFVKLDDNQFIINYIDANKINELYLYNIKDHSLNALTKHNKLINDQYALLKPVEEFEFSNDGIKHKGYVIYPEGFNVNKKYPVVLQIHGGPKTTYSKSFHHEMRVLASLNAFVIFMNPRGSDGYGEVFSDIRAKYGTIDYSDLMKFVDEFKKRYHNYIDVNNMAVMGGSYGGFMTNWIITHTNQFKAAITQRSIFDWQTMFYNSDIALDFPSDQICKDKYDEQLIKKQSPSTYIKNAKTPTLIIHSTNDYRCPIDQAYGLYTALLKQNVTTKLCVFKNNSHGLSRNGTPYCRYGRLFAIIQWLNQHLDNFNLDKSNELKDHLSKHDLC; encoded by the coding sequence TCTAATTAATAAACTAAATGATGATGTTTTGTTAGTTCAAAAAAAGGATACTTATTATCAATACGATGTTAAAACTGATAAGTTATCAGTATTTTTTAAAGAAAAAAACACAACAATCAGTAAAGCTGTTCATTTAAATAAAAATAATTATCTTTTATTAATCAAACACAATGTTAATGATAAATATGAAGTAATTAGAAGAGTGCCATTTTATAGTGATGGATCGCCTGATTTTAACCATAATCAAAAAATTAGTTTAATCAAATATGATCTGACTAAAAAATCATACGAATATATTTCTAATGATGATGAATTAGTGACTAATTTTTATGCTTCTAATGCAACAATCCATTACAGTTATCAACAATATGATAAAGATGTAATTAATCCAGTTTATAGTGGTCTAAAAACAGTAAGCATTAATTCTGATAATCGTCATAATTTGATTAAAATTGACGATCAAAAAACAATTTATGATTTTTATTTAACTAATTCTAATCGTTTAATTGTTAGCATTAATGATTATTCAAGAATTGGTATGAACCAAAACGGGGATTGATACAATCTGAATACAAAATCAGAACTAAATAAGATTGATAATAAATACGATATTTCATTCTGAACTTCAGTTAATGTTGATCATACTTTTGGTAAAAAACAAACTAGTCACGTTGATGATGTTGTTTATAAATTATCTACCTATCAAAACAAACAAGAACTGTTCATGATTAATCATGAACAGATAACTAAAATATCTAATTTAGACGGTGATATTTTAAGTTTTGTTAAGCTGGATGATAATCAGTTTATTATTAACTACATTGATGCTAATAAGATTAATGAATTATATCTATATAACATTAAAGATCATAGCTTAAATGCTTTAACAAAACACAATAAGCTTATTAATGATCAATATGCTTTATTAAAACCTGTTGAAGAGTTTGAGTTTAGTAATGATGGTATTAAACACAAAGGTTATGTCATTTATCCTGAAGGGTTTAATGTTAATAAGAAATATCCAGTTGTTCTACAAATCCATGGTGGACCTAAAACTACTTATTCAAAATCATTTCATCATGAAATGCGTGTATTAGCTTCATTAAATGCTTTTGTAATCTTTATGAACCCAAGGGGTTCTGATGGTTATGGTGAAGTTTTTAGTGACATCAGAGCTAAGTATGGCACGATTGATTATAGTGATCTTATGAAGTTTGTTGATGAGTTTAAAAAACGTTATCACAATTATATTGATGTTAATAATATGGCAGTGATGGGCGGAAGTTATGGTGGATTTATGACGAATTGGATAATTACTCATACCAACCAATTTAAAGCAGCAATCACACAAAGAAGTATCTTTGATTGACAAACAATGTTTTATAACTCTGATATTGCACTAGATTTTCCAAGCGATCAGATTTGTAAAGATAAATATGATGAACAATTAATTAAAAAACAAAGTCCAAGCACTTATATTAAGAATGCTAAAACACCAACATTAATTATTCATTCAACAAATGATTATCGTTGTCCAATTGATCAAGCTTATGGGTTATATACTGCATTATTAAAACAAAATGTCACTACAAAATTATGCGTGTTTAAAAACAATTCTCACGGCTTATCAAGAAACGGCACACCGTATTGTAGATATGGTAGATTGTTTGCTATTATTCAATGATTAAACCAACATTTAGATAACTTTAATTTAGATAAATCAAATGAATTAAAAGACCATTTATCTAAGCATGATCTTTGTTAA